The Flavobacterium faecale genomic sequence AGTATTGGCGAACAACAACTTTTGCAGAAAGAGCTGAGAAGATGAAAAATTTAGCAACCGTATTGCGCAATAAGCAAAATGAATTAGGGCTGCTAATTACTAATGAAATGGGTAAAATTCTTCAGGAAGGAATTGATGAGGTCGGAAAATCGGCAGCCAATTGTGACTTTTATGCCGAGAAAGCAGAGGAAATGCTACAAGATCATTTCCATGATACTCCGTTCAAGAGTATGTCTGTTTATGATCCTATGGGGGCCGTTTTTGCAATTATGCCCTGGAATTATCCCTTTTGGCAAGTATTGCGATACGCCGCTCCAGCAATTATGGCTGGTAATGTTTCTATTTTAAAGCATGCGCCAAATGTTATAGGTTGTGCCAAAGCTATTGAAGAGGCTTTCTTAGAAGCCGGATTTCCCGAAGGTGTCTTTCAGCAAATCACCATTGACATTCCGCAAGTAGAAAAAGTAATAGCCTCAGATATTGTAAGCGGAATAACATTGACTGGTAGTGAAATGGCAGGATCTTCTGTTGCTGCATTGGCGGGTAAGCACATTAAAAAAACAGTGATGGAGCTCGGAGGATCAGATGCTTTTATTATTCTTGATGATGCTGATATCGAAAAAGCAGCAACGGTTGCAACCCAATCAAGAATGTTAAATGCTGGTCAAGCTTGTATATGCGCTAAACGTTTTATCGTGACCGAAAAAGTGGCAAATGCTTTTGCAGCATTATTTGCTGAGAAAATTTCAAGATTAACGCAAGGTAATCCGCTTGATACTACAATTGCGATGGGACCTTTGGCTAGA encodes the following:
- a CDS encoding NAD-dependent succinate-semialdehyde dehydrogenase, with the translated sequence MIFKSINPYTTEIIAEHELLTDSQLNQKLAQAEKAFKYWRTTTFAERAEKMKNLATVLRNKQNELGLLITNEMGKILQEGIDEVGKSAANCDFYAEKAEEMLQDHFHDTPFKSMSVYDPMGAVFAIMPWNYPFWQVLRYAAPAIMAGNVSILKHAPNVIGCAKAIEEAFLEAGFPEGVFQQITIDIPQVEKVIASDIVSGITLTGSEMAGSSVAALAGKHIKKTVMELGGSDAFIILDDADIEKAATVATQSRMLNAGQACICAKRFIVTEKVANAFAALFAEKISRLTQGNPLDTTIAMGPLARLDLAEKLSHQLEKSLEQGAKLVLGGSRENCNFQPTLIDFVDANNIAFQEETFGPLATLIRAKDEKDAIAIANNHRYGLASSLWTEDRDNAYKVARQIEAGNVFVNSLVRSDSRIPFGGIKKSGYGRELSDVGIKEFMNVKSVIIE